The nucleotide sequence AGCATACCGTGTATACGCATTAaagattgtaaataataaacactAATGTATGAACTAAATTATCCAAACGCCTCTTATTTCGTCGTCTTCGACCCGCATTGTCGATGTAACCTTGTCATCGATCAATCTCAATACATAACATTTTCGTCGTCAACATGCTCTCAGAAAGTGTCTTTAAAATCTCAACCGCGCAAATGAAAAGCGAGCGAAACTGTACATAAAAGCTGGCGCCACTTACCGACCGAGTCGCTTTGGCAGTGAGGTACGGTGAACGGTAACATTTGCGCATTCAGCATGGTATCCATATTCTCCTGCTCGCTGTGTGGAAATCCGGCGGGCCTCTGAATGCACTCGACTTCGGGTGTCAGGTGTCGGATTTCCGGATTGATCAGATTCACGTCCAATTTGTACTCCGGAAATTCCTTTGGCGGAGGAGGCTGTTGCTTCTGACCGTCGTCGGGACCTGCCGAGCAGTCGAGCGGCTCTTCATTATCGTCGTCTTCTGCGGGCACCGGATTAACGATCTCCTGCTTGTGCGCCTGTGGGGTTTCGGTCATCAAGGCGTCACTCGGGTCGCGGAAAGTTTTGATCGATACGTCTTCTTTGGGCGGCTTTGCGATGCACTGACACGACGAGCCGCTGCTCCAGTTTTTGGATGGTTCGCAATACGACTCGCTCGTGTGCGCGAGTTGACTCGTCGGGACATTGTTGTTCGTACGCTCGTGCTGAATCAGAGGTAGTGCGCCGACCAGATCCTTGTTGTCAGGATCGTCCTGTAACCGTACATTTATATCATTGCAgtaataatattgttattcaaataaaattcgAGAATTCTACCTTACCGACGTTGCGCTATTCTACGCAATTCATCGGCAAACTATCAACGAAATAGTGCATGAAGAATAAATTCCAAAGAAAAAAGTCGAGCGAGATCGAGAAAAAGGGAAGAAAAGTTGCCGTAGAGTTGCAACGCAATGCGCGCCGAGCATATCTATATATAGCACAACAAATAGTTTCGCGCGCCTCGGCAGTCCGCGCGATGCTTATATATCTACTTTATATTCAGCTCTCAATCGTTCCTTTGAAAACTCGTTTAGCCTCTATAGTTATTTAACAGCGTGACTATAGCGAAACATGTTTTGGCagattctaaaaaaaataaggcAGATTACACATTTGTCGCGcggttctctctcgcgcaccgTAAACAAATGTGCGatagtcgcgcgcgcatacatgAAACGTCGCATTTACGTAACGATACGTATACGTATGAAAACGAAGACAGAAAAAACGCGCTTGATACGCGATTGTGTTTGCTCCTCGAGAATTCGATCGATTCCTCATCCGGCGCGCCGAAGAAGCTCCGCAGAAATAAGCGTATGAAGAATATACAACAATATGCCTCCCGAAATTTCGAATCTAGGCGCGCGCGTATGCGTATCCGGAAATACACGTATGCTCTCGAAAGTAGGAAGAAAGAAAAGCAGGCGGCTCCGAAATACAGCCGAACTGACCTGGAATGGCTCCAAGCATGAATCAGAATATTCAGCTCTCCGCCTTTACAAGCACGtattatacgcgtatacgcatATATGTATTCGCTTCCCCGTTGGCTCGTTATCAGATGAcgaataaattagaaaaaaaaattcaagacAAACAAAAAGCCCCGCTTTCGTGACTCTCATGCGCGCGGATAATATAGCACGTAAAAAAGCGCAACATCGGGaggatacacacacacacacacacacacacacacacacacacacacatatatatatatatataatacgcgcgCACGATATCGCAGGCCTGCTGCAAAAAAGGTGCTGGCGTTAATACACACGcgcatacatgtatatacatatggACTAGATAATAAAGTACGTAAGACTTACGTCGTCGTCGGTCGTCCTGGTGAGGCCTTtgattttgagaatttccgcaACTTTCAAGAAGCTCGCTATATCTTCCTGCTTGATGTTGACTTCGCCTTGATACATAAAGTGCAACATCGCCGACAGGTCTCGATAGTTGACATCCTTGAGGATGACGATGGGATGTTTACACGTGTTCCCCTGCAACGCATATATATTACAGACGACTCACTCGCTTGCGCACGTATAATATGCACCTATATACATTATGCGCGCATCGGAGAGGGACGAAGAcggaataagagaaaaaaagaggcgaCACAAGGAATCGCTAGAGACCAcatttgcgcgcgcgtgcgccaGTGTCAATTAGCATAGACATACGTCGCGAATGACTGCGATATTATTTGcgctcgcggagagagagagagagagagagagagagagagagaagaaaaaaacgctcGTGCGTATGGATTCCTTTATCTGCGAAAATACTGCGCGAATCTAGATGTAGGCCTGCGATAGCGGCAAAAACATGTTTAACCAAAcagcgacgacgatgacgacgtgGGTTACGTTACATATTATAAGCTCTCTTTCTCATCGCGCGGAGAGCGGTAAACACGCGccattgcgcgcgcgctcgatgtctactctctctctctctctctctctctctctctctctctctctctctctctctcggtgcagTATAAGTTtagcatacacacacacacacacacaatgtGCGCGGGGTAGGTATGAAAAGGCTGCACGAAATTGCACCTGTGCACGCTGCTCTTTTGTAACatcggagcagcagcagcagggagAGACCTCTAAGTCCATAAATAGTTGTAAGCGACGCGCAAACACGTCGCCGTGTGTttcaaaagcgcgcgcgcgcgcctcctcTCTCCGCTTATATCAATTATTGAAAGTCGCTCTCGAGGATAGCGCGGGGATGTACACGCGATAAGaacgacgaagaagaagaagatacaCGTAAAAGCGAGTCTTGCAAAAGCAGCGCGCCGAACGGCCATGCATAATACAGGCGCACGCATACAACACGCAAGAGCGTATAAGTATGtatgagcgagcgagcgagcgagcgcgagtcgGCCCACTCGACTGCGGCGCGCGCTCGAATAACAAAAACAAACTCTCCTCGCCGCGCTACGGCTGCGCTCCAAAAATacccgtgcgcgcgcggctgctgcagctgcgtTTACAGgtacacaccgcgcgcgcgtgtatgtaaAAGGAGCGACGATGTACGCTGTACGCACCAGCtcgccatatatatataatacacgcgaTGCGCGTAAACAAcaacggcagcggcggcggcggcggaggcagcagcaacaacagagAGGGAGATGCGTAGAAGGCGTGCGAatcgcgtgtgcgcgcgcttgGAGGGAGGTACAGCGAGAGAGTTGCTCTGCTGCTGATGTCTGtctgtccgtccgtccgtccgtccgtctgCGTGTGTGCAGAAACTGCGTCGTACCTTGAAGAGATCGCGAAAGTAGGTGCTGCAGACGGAGAGGATGAGCTTGTGGGCCCGTAGAATCTGTCCCTCGGCGGCGAGGGTCACGTCGACCAGTTGCTCGCCAGTCAGCAGGCTGTACAGGCCCGAGGACAGGTTGCGCGGGAAGGTGTTCCAGACCAAGGAGAAGTGCTCGCCACCCGACGACATGGTTCCCCGCACCTAtatcggctctctctctctctctctctgcagtgcGCACTTTGCAATCTATACTCCGcgcctcttctctctcccgctcgactttttccactctctctctctctgtctgtttGTTTGTTTGGCACTGCGCGGAACGACGATTCTCTATATACGTACAACTATGTACTATACTGTACACAAGACTCCAGAGCTCTCTCTGTTTTACTGCGCTGCTGCGTCTACTCGCGCATTCACACCACTACTGCGCGCCGTACGTACGCAATAAAACGCGACTCGCTGCTACGTCTTCCCCCACCCGCGCtcgtgttctctctctctctctctctacataCTCGCGAGCGCGTATTATGCGCCGCGTGTGTAAGTATATACCTCTACGCTGTATTCGTATAATGTACTCCGCGCTGCGCGCTCGCTTTTACGGCATGAGCGTAACCAAGATGCCCGGCGCCCCACTCTCGCCGCGCGCAACGCGCTATAGCGGCAGCTTCGCTAGATAGCAGTTCATTCAGTCGCTGCTTTTCGcgcgttgttgtttttcttcGGCTTCTCTCGCGCGAACGCACTGCAGAGTGGGGAGCCGCGCGCCACGATGTTTTCGAGACACTTGGCGCCGATCGCACACGAGCGACGAATGTCTCATGTTTTCGCTTTATCGCGAACTTTGATGCTTCTGCTATAGCGGAAACTCTGGAGGCTGTTGTCGTATAAGCAGTGGacccgtgtttttttttctggagCATTCAGCTGCTCCGAAATTTTCGCACGACGAGGCGCAATTTCGCTTGCGTCGACGGTAATGCGCGCTCGCTGTTTCATCATGTTGgttaaattcttttttttttttgtccaaGCAAGCCGAGACGCAGGCGCGTGCAGACTCTATACTCAGACGCGGGCATTTAAATACAAGAG is from Nasonia vitripennis strain AsymCx chromosome 1, Nvit_psr_1.1, whole genome shotgun sequence and encodes:
- the LOC100119835 gene encoding uncharacterized protein LOC100119835 isoform X2; protein product: MLHFMYQGEVNIKQEDIASFLKVAEILKIKGLTRTTDDDDDPDNKDLVGALPLIQHERTNNNVPTSQLAHTSESYCEPSKNWSSGSSCQCIAKPPKEDVSIKTFRDPSDALMTETPQAHKQEIVNPVPAEDDDNEEPLDCSAGPDDGQKQQPPPPKEFPEYKLDVNLINPEIRHLTPEVECIQRPAGFPHSEQENMDTMLNAQMLPFTVPHCQSDSVGFHDTGTTCAADFSHDPSTSCAANTTNKGRRTVKGLPGSSLSLETTLRVISELGPTIRMERGKVIRMYSCPWCLRHFTRKENLKLHVRYIHGPLESLTCKLCGNKYKNSNSLRVHSYLYHNAQRNKPSPSSSSSNKSPSIVGGNA
- the LOC100119835 gene encoding broad-complex core protein isoforms 1/2/3/4/5 isoform X1, whose translation is MSSGGEHFSLVWNTFPRNLSSGLYSLLTGEQLVDVTLAAEGQILRAHKLILSVCSTYFRDLFKGNTCKHPIVILKDVNYRDLSAMLHFMYQGEVNIKQEDIASFLKVAEILKIKGLTRTTDDDDDPDNKDLVGALPLIQHERTNNNVPTSQLAHTSESYCEPSKNWSSGSSCQCIAKPPKEDVSIKTFRDPSDALMTETPQAHKQEIVNPVPAEDDDNEEPLDCSAGPDDGQKQQPPPPKEFPEYKLDVNLINPEIRHLTPEVECIQRPAGFPHSEQENMDTMLNAQMLPFTVPHCQSDSVGFHDTGTTCAADFSHDPSTSCAANTTNKGRRTVKGLPGSSLSLETTLRVISELGPTIRMERGKVIRMYSCPWCLRHFTRKENLKLHVRYIHGPLESLTCKLCGNKYKNSNSLRVHSYLYHNAQRNKPSPSSSSSNKSPSIVGGNA